GTCAGCGCCCCGTCCGCCACGGATCCGTCACCGCCTTCATTCTTGTTGCGAAACATTCTTTTAAGCATTTGAGAAATATTTGCATTTCGTTTACATTGCGCGCGAATTGATTCCGGGCCGGTGCGCGCTGCGCCACAGGAGCCCGACACAACAACGGCAAGACGTCACCACGGAGAGGAAACCCGATGTCCGCACACGTTCGCACCCAGCGCTTCCGCAGTTCGGCATCTCGCCGCAGCATCGATCGCACACTGCTGCCTCTGGGCGCCGCCCTGATGGCCGCCAGCTTTGGCACCAGCGCACAGGCGGAGGAAGCGAACGTCGTCACGCTGCCCGCCGTGCAGGTCGAAGGCCAGGCACCTGCGCCTTACAAGGCCGAGGCGCTGAGTTCGCCGAAGCGGCCGCAGGCCATCCAGGACATTCCGCAGACGGTGCACGTGGTGACCGAACAACTGCTCGAAGAACAGGGCACGAAAACGCTGCGCGACGCGCTGCGCAACGTGACCGGCATCAGCTTCCAGGCCGGTGAGGGCAATCCGCCCTCCGGCGACCAGCTGAAGATTCGCGGATTTTCGGCGCGTGACGACATCCTGGTCGATGGCGTGCGCGACGCCGGTGTCTTCTTCCGCGATCCGTTCAACACTGAGCGCATCGAAGTCACCAAGGGCCCGGCTTCGGCCTTCGCCGGCCGCGGCTCGACCGGCGGCACGATCAATCAGGTGTCCAAGCTGCCGTCGCTGAAGCAGAAACGCGAAGTCGAGGCAGGCATCGGCACCGACAGCCTCTACCGCGTCACCGCCGACATCAATCAGCCAATCGAAGGCCTGAACGGCGCCGCCTTCCGCCTCAACCTGATGTCGCACCAGAACGACCAGCCCGGGCGCGATCACGTCGAGAACAAGCGCTTCGGCATCGCACCGTCGCTGTCCTTCGGTCTGGGCACGCCGACCCGTGTCACGCTCAGCTATCTGTACACGCGCCAGGACAATCGCCCCGATTCCGGCCTGCCGAATGCACGCAACTTCAGCCTGCGCGATTCCGGCTTCGGCGGTGGCGTCGCCCCGGTCAAGTACTCGAACTTCTACGGTCACTCGACCGACTATCAGGACCTCGAAGCGCATCAGGCCAGCTTCCGCTTCGAGCACGACTTCAACGACAAGGTGAGCATCCGTAACCAGCTGCGCTACGGTTATACCCACAACGATTCCATCTTCTCGTCGCCGCGCTTCTCGCCCGGCAACATCACGACCATCACCGGCGCGACCAATGTCGTCGGCAACCAGAAGCCGCGCGACCAGAAGACCGATCTGCTGATCAACCAGACGGACCTCATCTTCAAGTTCGCCACCGGCAGCATCAAGCACCACCTGGTGACCGGTCTCGAACTGGCGCGCGAGGACAACGAAAACAAGCGCCGCCTCGACGCCAACGGCCCGGTGACCAATCTGCTCGATCCGCAATTGCGCCCGGCCTCGCCCATCCAGTACAACGGCACCCGCGCACAGCTCGACCTCGAAACGACGGCGATCTATGTCAGCGACATCATTTCACTGACCCCGCAGTGGGACATCAACGCCGGCCTGCGCTGGGATCACGTGAAGACGACGGTGCGCGCCTTGAACGACGGCACGGTGCCGGCCTACAGCCAGCACCTGTCCCGTACCGACAAGGAAATGTCCGGCAACCTCGGTCTGATCTATCGCCCGGTTCCGACGCTCAGCCTCTACGCCGGCTACGGCAGTTCCTTCGATCCTAGCGGCCGCGCCGACATCGTCCAGCTGGCGGGCGGCAACAACAACCTGCCGGTCACGCCCGAAACCTTCAACCTGAAGCCGGAACGCACCCGCAGTTACGAAGTGGGCGCCAAGTGGAACGCTCTCGGCGACGCGCTGCTGATCCAGACGGCTCTGTTCCGCACCGAAAAGTTCAACGGACGCACGCCGGGTCTGCCGGGCGAACCGCCGGTGGTGCTGCAGGGCGTGCAGGAGGTGCAGGGTTTCGAGCTGTCGGCCAGCGGCCGCGTGACCAATCGCCTTAACCTGTTCGCGGGCTACACCTTCCAGGACAGCCAGGTGCGCAAGTCGAATAACACGATCGAGGAAGGCCAGACGCTGGACAACACGCCGCGCCACAGCTTCAGCGGCTGGGCAACCTACCAGCTCACCGAGGCACTGAGCGTAGGCGGCGGCGCGCAGTACGTCGATACGCGCAATGCCATCATCCGCAGCAGCCTGACCGGCGATCTGGTCACCACGGTGGACGACTACTGGGTG
The window above is part of the Methyloversatilis discipulorum genome. Proteins encoded here:
- a CDS encoding TonB-dependent receptor, which encodes MSAHVRTQRFRSSASRRSIDRTLLPLGAALMAASFGTSAQAEEANVVTLPAVQVEGQAPAPYKAEALSSPKRPQAIQDIPQTVHVVTEQLLEEQGTKTLRDALRNVTGISFQAGEGNPPSGDQLKIRGFSARDDILVDGVRDAGVFFRDPFNTERIEVTKGPASAFAGRGSTGGTINQVSKLPSLKQKREVEAGIGTDSLYRVTADINQPIEGLNGAAFRLNLMSHQNDQPGRDHVENKRFGIAPSLSFGLGTPTRVTLSYLYTRQDNRPDSGLPNARNFSLRDSGFGGGVAPVKYSNFYGHSTDYQDLEAHQASFRFEHDFNDKVSIRNQLRYGYTHNDSIFSSPRFSPGNITTITGATNVVGNQKPRDQKTDLLINQTDLIFKFATGSIKHHLVTGLELAREDNENKRRLDANGPVTNLLDPQLRPASPIQYNGTRAQLDLETTAIYVSDIISLTPQWDINAGLRWDHVKTTVRALNDGTVPAYSQHLSRTDKEMSGNLGLIYRPVPTLSLYAGYGSSFDPSGRADIVQLAGGNNNLPVTPETFNLKPERTRSYEVGAKWNALGDALLIQTALFRTEKFNGRTPGLPGEPPVVLQGVQEVQGFELSASGRVTNRLNLFAGYTFQDSQVRKSNNTIEEGQTLDNTPRHSFSGWATYQLTEALSVGGGAQYVDTRNAIIRSSLTGDLVTTVDDYWVFDAVALYQVSKDLKLRLNVYNLLDKKYIFELASGQSIPGASRAAVLSAIYSF